Proteins encoded by one window of Bactrocera oleae isolate idBacOlea1 chromosome 4, idBacOlea1, whole genome shotgun sequence:
- the LOC106626789 gene encoding uncharacterized protein, with protein MSFLKRLAKTLMATVRSKNVTNEITNTFFDIVRGESNKVQAKESKCPPQREPYRKRNTKAIYYRTNCAKPYPICGVKMMSLKSCRPQRTWALDVEKCCTALCKWAHPRFDDLYYMPGDNLNKKYQRTWAECTRFRVAPKAICCHQQTKYKPPKRRKPRRAIPLCDDMQTCRLTLICRNHLSKRCPKLVWPGCKPAREPPDCHLKRIDCGPRKCTPYPSFSDCLKDKVTALKPVECNCLRIEARCWRH; from the coding sequence ATGTCGTTTCTCAAAAGGCTAGCCAAAACTCTTATGGCAACGGTTCGAAGCAAAAATGTAACCAACGAGATAACAAATACCTTCTTCGACATCGTGCGTGGCGAATCGAATAAGGTGCAAGCCAAAGAATCAAAATGTCCGCCACAGAGAGAGCCATACCGCAAACGGAATACGAAAGCTATATATTATCGCACAAACTGCGCGAAGCCGTATCCCATTTGCGGTGTGAAGATGATGTCATTGAAATCTTGTAGACCGCAACGCACGTGGGCCTTAGATGTGGAAAAGTGTTGTACCGCGCTCTGCAAGTGGGCTCATCCGCGTTTCGATGATCTCTACTACATGCCGGGCGATAATTTGAATAAGAAATATCAACGCACATGGGCCGAATGTACGAGGTTTCGTGTGGCGCCAAAGGCGATATGTTGCCACCAGCAAACTAAATATAAGCCGCCAAAGCGTCGGAAACCACGTCGAGCTATTCCGCTATGTGACGATATGCAGACATGCCGTTTAACACTGATCTGCCGCAATCATTTGTCGAAACGTTGTCCAAAGCTCGTTTGGCCCGGCTGTAAGCCCGCGCGCGAACCACCAGACTGTCATCTCAAGAGAATTGATTGTGGACCCAGAAAATGCACACCTTACCCGAGTTTCTCGGACTGCTTGAAAGATAAAGTGACAGCGTTGAAGCCGGTTGAATGTAATTGTCTTCGGATAGAAGCGAGATGCTGGCGTCACTAA